In the Bacillus shivajii genome, one interval contains:
- a CDS encoding amidohydrolase family protein, whose product MKIIDAHIHLSYIGSFEHTAKHLSHIDYSVEGLYKEMNENNVVLGIGMGLREMEGGEGFPDSLPPTPMGLDMVKGNDPKIVYCPGVNPYRLGKKELSQLEKELLKPEAVGIKIYLGYYPFYAYDKVYEPVYEIAKGFDVPVVFHTGDTYSERGLLKYAHPLTLDEVAVRHRDVTFVMAHFGDPWMLDAAEVVYKNRNMFADLSGLIVGDRKEVNRITNTPHFFDHLKHAVAFCDHYEKFMFGTDWPLVQMEPYIKFIQDHFPSSSWDDLFYHTATNVFSKIKPFLHR is encoded by the coding sequence ATGAAAATTATTGATGCTCATATTCACTTATCATATATCGGATCGTTTGAGCATACGGCAAAGCATTTGTCACATATTGATTATTCTGTTGAAGGTTTATATAAAGAAATGAACGAGAATAACGTTGTGTTAGGTATTGGGATGGGACTTCGTGAAATGGAGGGAGGAGAAGGGTTTCCAGACTCTCTCCCTCCTACTCCAATGGGTTTAGATATGGTTAAGGGGAATGACCCAAAAATTGTTTACTGTCCAGGTGTTAATCCTTATCGTCTAGGAAAAAAAGAGTTGTCACAGTTAGAAAAGGAGCTGTTAAAGCCAGAAGCGGTAGGAATAAAAATTTATTTAGGTTATTACCCTTTTTATGCTTACGATAAGGTTTATGAGCCTGTATATGAAATTGCAAAGGGATTTGATGTTCCTGTTGTTTTTCATACAGGAGATACATATTCAGAAAGAGGATTGTTAAAATACGCACACCCTCTTACATTAGACGAAGTCGCTGTCCGTCATCGTGATGTTACATTTGTTATGGCTCATTTTGGAGATCCGTGGATGCTTGATGCCGCTGAAGTTGTATATAAAAACCGCAACATGTTCGCCGATCTGTCTGGTCTGATTGTTGGAGATCGGAAGGAAGTAAATAGAATTACGAACACACCACACTTTTTTGATCATTTAAAGCATGCTGTGGCATTTTGTGATCACTATGAAAAGTTTATGTTTGGGACGGACTGGCCGTTAGTTCAGATGGAGCCTTATATTAAATTTATTCAAGATCATTTTCCATCTTCTTCATGGGATGACCTATTTTATCATACCGCGACAAATGTTTTCTCAAAAATAAAACCTTTTTTACACCGATAA